The proteins below come from a single Vicugna pacos chromosome 13, VicPac4, whole genome shotgun sequence genomic window:
- the TMEM59 gene encoding transmembrane protein 59 isoform X2, which yields MVPEGVGNPEKKTATSQAAMTEANKMAAPKGSLWVRAQLGLSPLLLLTIALAVGSGTASAEAFDSVLGDTASCHRACQLTYPLHTYPKVPASLYTVDHTEEELYACQRGCRLFSICQFVDDGADLNRTKLECESACTEAYSQSDEQYACHLGCQNQLPFAELRQEQLMSLMPKIHLLFPLTLVRSFWSDVMDSAQSFITSSWTFYLQADDGKIVIFQSKPEIQYAPQLEQEPTNLKESSLSKMSYLQMRSSQAHRNYLEDGESDGFLRCLSLNSGWILTTTLVLSVMVLLWICCATVATAVEQYVPSEKLSIYGDLEFVNEQKLNRYPASSLVVVRSKTEDHEEAGPLPTKVNLAHSEI from the exons atgGTCCCGGAAGGAGTAGGAAACCctgaaaagaaaacagcaacaaGCCAAGCAGCTATGACAGAGGCAAACAAAATGGCGGCGCCGAAGGGGAGCCTCTGGGTCAGGGCCCAACTGGGACTCTCTCCGCTGCTGCTGCTGACCATAGCCCTGGCTGTAGGCTCTGGAACCGCTTCGGCTGAAGCGTTTGACTCGGTCTTGGGTGATACGGCGTCTTGCCACCGGGCCTGTCAGTTGACCTACCCCTTGCACACCTACCCCAAG GTACCAGCCAGTTTGTACACGGTGGATCACACA GAAGAGGAGTTGTACGCATGTCAGAGAGGTTGCAGGCTTTTTTCAATTTGTCAGTTTGTGGATGATGGAGCTGATTTAAATCGGACCAAATTGGAATGTGAATCTG CATGTACAGAAGCATATTCCCAATCTGATGAGCAATATGCTTGCCATCTTGGTTGCCAGAATCAGCTGCCATTTGCTGAATTGAGACAGGAACAA ctcatgTCCTTGATGCCAAAAATACATCTACTCTTCCCTCTAACTCTGGTAAGGTCATTCTGGAGTGATGTGATGGATTCTGCACAGAGCTTCATAACCTCTTCGTGGACTTTTTATCTTCAAGCTGATGATGGGAAAATAGTTATCTTCCAG TCTAAGCCAGAAATCCAGTATGCACCACAGTTGGAGCAGGAGCCTACAAATTTGAAAGAATCGTCGTTAAGCAAAATGTCct ATCTGCAAATGAGAAGTTCACAAGCACACAGGAATTATcttgaagatggagaaagtgaTGGATTTTTAAGATGCCTTTCTCT taactcCGGGTGGATTTTAACCACAACTCTTGTCCTCTCCGTGATGGTGTTGCTCTGGATTTGCTGTGCGACTGTTGCTACAGCTGTGGAGCAGTATGTTCCCTCTGag AAGCTGAGTATCTATGGTGACTTGGAATTTGTGAATGAACAAAAGCTAAACAGATATCCAGCTTCTTCTCTTGTGGTTGTTAGATCTAAAACCGAAGATCACGAAGAAGCAGGGCCTCTACCTACAAAAGTGAATCTTGCTCATTCGGAAatttaa
- the LDLRAD1 gene encoding low-density lipoprotein receptor class A domain-containing protein 1 — translation MNKVFPQVDGNGNAAAGTEALPGGEADCSPLCCSHRGAFLSAFLLLLLATLAALIALVAILGPPPRTPGAQACVTLMNRTGFLCHDRRSCVPASRVCDGVRTCAHGEDEEEALCRDVPQNLPSFLVERCGDPASWIYSDQKCDGINNCGDCSDELSPVSTCLLCSPGWWRCPSTVFKYCSCIPRSLCRDHVQHCSDWSDEYSCPGP, via the exons ATGAACAAGGTCTTCCCTCAG GTGGATGGCAATGGCAATGCTGCTGCTGGAACCGAAGCCCTCCCGGGAGGGGAAG CAGACTGCAGCCCTCTCTGCTGCTCACACCGAGGAGCCTTCCTCTCAgccttcctgctgctcctgctggcaACTCTTGCAGCCCTGATTGCCCTGGTCGCCATCCTTGGACCCCCACCACGCACGCCAG GGGCCCAGGCCTGTGTGACACTGATGAACAGGACAGGCTTCCTGTGCCATGACCGGAGGAGCTGTGTCCCGGCCAGCAGGGTCTGTGACGGCGTCCGCACCTGTGCCCACggcgaggacgaggaggaggccTTGTGCC GAGATGTGCCCCAGAACCTCCCCAGCTTCCTCGTGGAGCGCTGTGGAGACCCCGCGTCCTGGATCTACTCCGACCAAAAGTGTGATGGGATCAACAACTGCGGGGACTGCTCAGACGAACTGAGCCCAG TGAGTACGTGCCTGCTCTGCAGCCCTGGATGGTGGCGTTGCCCCTCGACTGTCTTCAAATATTGCAGCTGTATTCCAAGGAGCCTCTGCCGGGATCACGTGCAGCACTGCTCTGATTGGTCCGACGAGTATTCCTGTCCTGGACCCTAA
- the TMEM59 gene encoding transmembrane protein 59 isoform X1 produces the protein MVPEGVGNPEKKTATSQAAMTEANKMAAPKGSLWVRAQLGLSPLLLLTIALAVGSGTASAEAFDSVLGDTASCHRACQLTYPLHTYPKVPASLYTVDHTEEELYACQRGCRLFSICQFVDDGADLNRTKLECESACTEAYSQSDEQYACHLGCQNQLPFAELRQEQLMSLMPKIHLLFPLTLVRSFWSDVMDSAQSFITSSWTFYLQADDGKIVIFQSKPEIQYAPQLEQEPTNLKESSLSKMSSDLQMRSSQAHRNYLEDGESDGFLRCLSLNSGWILTTTLVLSVMVLLWICCATVATAVEQYVPSEKLSIYGDLEFVNEQKLNRYPASSLVVVRSKTEDHEEAGPLPTKVNLAHSEI, from the exons atgGTCCCGGAAGGAGTAGGAAACCctgaaaagaaaacagcaacaaGCCAAGCAGCTATGACAGAGGCAAACAAAATGGCGGCGCCGAAGGGGAGCCTCTGGGTCAGGGCCCAACTGGGACTCTCTCCGCTGCTGCTGCTGACCATAGCCCTGGCTGTAGGCTCTGGAACCGCTTCGGCTGAAGCGTTTGACTCGGTCTTGGGTGATACGGCGTCTTGCCACCGGGCCTGTCAGTTGACCTACCCCTTGCACACCTACCCCAAG GTACCAGCCAGTTTGTACACGGTGGATCACACA GAAGAGGAGTTGTACGCATGTCAGAGAGGTTGCAGGCTTTTTTCAATTTGTCAGTTTGTGGATGATGGAGCTGATTTAAATCGGACCAAATTGGAATGTGAATCTG CATGTACAGAAGCATATTCCCAATCTGATGAGCAATATGCTTGCCATCTTGGTTGCCAGAATCAGCTGCCATTTGCTGAATTGAGACAGGAACAA ctcatgTCCTTGATGCCAAAAATACATCTACTCTTCCCTCTAACTCTGGTAAGGTCATTCTGGAGTGATGTGATGGATTCTGCACAGAGCTTCATAACCTCTTCGTGGACTTTTTATCTTCAAGCTGATGATGGGAAAATAGTTATCTTCCAG TCTAAGCCAGAAATCCAGTATGCACCACAGTTGGAGCAGGAGCCTACAAATTTGAAAGAATCGTCGTTAAGCAAAATGTCct CAGATCTGCAAATGAGAAGTTCACAAGCACACAGGAATTATcttgaagatggagaaagtgaTGGATTTTTAAGATGCCTTTCTCT taactcCGGGTGGATTTTAACCACAACTCTTGTCCTCTCCGTGATGGTGTTGCTCTGGATTTGCTGTGCGACTGTTGCTACAGCTGTGGAGCAGTATGTTCCCTCTGag AAGCTGAGTATCTATGGTGACTTGGAATTTGTGAATGAACAAAAGCTAAACAGATATCCAGCTTCTTCTCTTGTGGTTGTTAGATCTAAAACCGAAGATCACGAAGAAGCAGGGCCTCTACCTACAAAAGTGAATCTTGCTCATTCGGAAatttaa
- the TMEM59 gene encoding transmembrane protein 59 isoform X4 — translation MVPEGVGNPEKKTATSQAAMTEANKMAAPKGSLWVRAQLGLSPLLLLTIALAVGSGTASAEAFDSVLGDTASCHRACQLTYPLHTYPKEEELYACQRGCRLFSICQFVDDGADLNRTKLECESACTEAYSQSDEQYACHLGCQNQLPFAELRQEQLMSLMPKIHLLFPLTLVRSFWSDVMDSAQSFITSSWTFYLQADDGKIVIFQSKPEIQYAPQLEQEPTNLKESSLSKMSYLQMRSSQAHRNYLEDGESDGFLRCLSLNSGWILTTTLVLSVMVLLWICCATVATAVEQYVPSEKLSIYGDLEFVNEQKLNRYPASSLVVVRSKTEDHEEAGPLPTKVNLAHSEI, via the exons atgGTCCCGGAAGGAGTAGGAAACCctgaaaagaaaacagcaacaaGCCAAGCAGCTATGACAGAGGCAAACAAAATGGCGGCGCCGAAGGGGAGCCTCTGGGTCAGGGCCCAACTGGGACTCTCTCCGCTGCTGCTGCTGACCATAGCCCTGGCTGTAGGCTCTGGAACCGCTTCGGCTGAAGCGTTTGACTCGGTCTTGGGTGATACGGCGTCTTGCCACCGGGCCTGTCAGTTGACCTACCCCTTGCACACCTACCCCAAG GAAGAGGAGTTGTACGCATGTCAGAGAGGTTGCAGGCTTTTTTCAATTTGTCAGTTTGTGGATGATGGAGCTGATTTAAATCGGACCAAATTGGAATGTGAATCTG CATGTACAGAAGCATATTCCCAATCTGATGAGCAATATGCTTGCCATCTTGGTTGCCAGAATCAGCTGCCATTTGCTGAATTGAGACAGGAACAA ctcatgTCCTTGATGCCAAAAATACATCTACTCTTCCCTCTAACTCTGGTAAGGTCATTCTGGAGTGATGTGATGGATTCTGCACAGAGCTTCATAACCTCTTCGTGGACTTTTTATCTTCAAGCTGATGATGGGAAAATAGTTATCTTCCAG TCTAAGCCAGAAATCCAGTATGCACCACAGTTGGAGCAGGAGCCTACAAATTTGAAAGAATCGTCGTTAAGCAAAATGTCct ATCTGCAAATGAGAAGTTCACAAGCACACAGGAATTATcttgaagatggagaaagtgaTGGATTTTTAAGATGCCTTTCTCT taactcCGGGTGGATTTTAACCACAACTCTTGTCCTCTCCGTGATGGTGTTGCTCTGGATTTGCTGTGCGACTGTTGCTACAGCTGTGGAGCAGTATGTTCCCTCTGag AAGCTGAGTATCTATGGTGACTTGGAATTTGTGAATGAACAAAAGCTAAACAGATATCCAGCTTCTTCTCTTGTGGTTGTTAGATCTAAAACCGAAGATCACGAAGAAGCAGGGCCTCTACCTACAAAAGTGAATCTTGCTCATTCGGAAatttaa
- the TMEM59 gene encoding transmembrane protein 59 isoform X3 — translation MVPEGVGNPEKKTATSQAAMTEANKMAAPKGSLWVRAQLGLSPLLLLTIALAVGSGTASAEAFDSVLGDTASCHRACQLTYPLHTYPKEEELYACQRGCRLFSICQFVDDGADLNRTKLECESACTEAYSQSDEQYACHLGCQNQLPFAELRQEQLMSLMPKIHLLFPLTLVRSFWSDVMDSAQSFITSSWTFYLQADDGKIVIFQSKPEIQYAPQLEQEPTNLKESSLSKMSSDLQMRSSQAHRNYLEDGESDGFLRCLSLNSGWILTTTLVLSVMVLLWICCATVATAVEQYVPSEKLSIYGDLEFVNEQKLNRYPASSLVVVRSKTEDHEEAGPLPTKVNLAHSEI, via the exons atgGTCCCGGAAGGAGTAGGAAACCctgaaaagaaaacagcaacaaGCCAAGCAGCTATGACAGAGGCAAACAAAATGGCGGCGCCGAAGGGGAGCCTCTGGGTCAGGGCCCAACTGGGACTCTCTCCGCTGCTGCTGCTGACCATAGCCCTGGCTGTAGGCTCTGGAACCGCTTCGGCTGAAGCGTTTGACTCGGTCTTGGGTGATACGGCGTCTTGCCACCGGGCCTGTCAGTTGACCTACCCCTTGCACACCTACCCCAAG GAAGAGGAGTTGTACGCATGTCAGAGAGGTTGCAGGCTTTTTTCAATTTGTCAGTTTGTGGATGATGGAGCTGATTTAAATCGGACCAAATTGGAATGTGAATCTG CATGTACAGAAGCATATTCCCAATCTGATGAGCAATATGCTTGCCATCTTGGTTGCCAGAATCAGCTGCCATTTGCTGAATTGAGACAGGAACAA ctcatgTCCTTGATGCCAAAAATACATCTACTCTTCCCTCTAACTCTGGTAAGGTCATTCTGGAGTGATGTGATGGATTCTGCACAGAGCTTCATAACCTCTTCGTGGACTTTTTATCTTCAAGCTGATGATGGGAAAATAGTTATCTTCCAG TCTAAGCCAGAAATCCAGTATGCACCACAGTTGGAGCAGGAGCCTACAAATTTGAAAGAATCGTCGTTAAGCAAAATGTCct CAGATCTGCAAATGAGAAGTTCACAAGCACACAGGAATTATcttgaagatggagaaagtgaTGGATTTTTAAGATGCCTTTCTCT taactcCGGGTGGATTTTAACCACAACTCTTGTCCTCTCCGTGATGGTGTTGCTCTGGATTTGCTGTGCGACTGTTGCTACAGCTGTGGAGCAGTATGTTCCCTCTGag AAGCTGAGTATCTATGGTGACTTGGAATTTGTGAATGAACAAAAGCTAAACAGATATCCAGCTTCTTCTCTTGTGGTTGTTAGATCTAAAACCGAAGATCACGAAGAAGCAGGGCCTCTACCTACAAAAGTGAATCTTGCTCATTCGGAAatttaa
- the TMEM59 gene encoding transmembrane protein 59 isoform X5 codes for MSLMPKIHLLFPLTLVRSFWSDVMDSAQSFITSSWTFYLQADDGKIVIFQSKPEIQYAPQLEQEPTNLKESSLSKMSSDLQMRSSQAHRNYLEDGESDGFLRCLSLNSGWILTTTLVLSVMVLLWICCATVATAVEQYVPSEKLSIYGDLEFVNEQKLNRYPASSLVVVRSKTEDHEEAGPLPTKVNLAHSEI; via the exons atgTCCTTGATGCCAAAAATACATCTACTCTTCCCTCTAACTCTGGTAAGGTCATTCTGGAGTGATGTGATGGATTCTGCACAGAGCTTCATAACCTCTTCGTGGACTTTTTATCTTCAAGCTGATGATGGGAAAATAGTTATCTTCCAG TCTAAGCCAGAAATCCAGTATGCACCACAGTTGGAGCAGGAGCCTACAAATTTGAAAGAATCGTCGTTAAGCAAAATGTCct CAGATCTGCAAATGAGAAGTTCACAAGCACACAGGAATTATcttgaagatggagaaagtgaTGGATTTTTAAGATGCCTTTCTCT taactcCGGGTGGATTTTAACCACAACTCTTGTCCTCTCCGTGATGGTGTTGCTCTGGATTTGCTGTGCGACTGTTGCTACAGCTGTGGAGCAGTATGTTCCCTCTGag AAGCTGAGTATCTATGGTGACTTGGAATTTGTGAATGAACAAAAGCTAAACAGATATCCAGCTTCTTCTCTTGTGGTTGTTAGATCTAAAACCGAAGATCACGAAGAAGCAGGGCCTCTACCTACAAAAGTGAATCTTGCTCATTCGGAAatttaa